The genomic DNA TCAACCAGATAGTCAATCTCATCTTCTGCAAGTGCTAAACCCAGCTCACGATTAGCCACAGCCAGCGCATCACGACCACCACCCAAAATATCAACCGAACTCATCGGCTGTGGCTCAGCCACCGAAAACAGTGCCTCGGCATCGGCAAACTCTTCGATCACCATCTCAGTCATGCGGTCATGGATCAGAGGCTTGATCATATCCGCCTCATCGCGGCTAAGGGCGCTGCCGTTCGCTTTAACAAAACTAAAACAGCAGCCACGTTCGATACGTTTAATGGCAACCAAACCGCAGTTATGAGCAATATCGGTGGCTTTAGTTGCCCAGGGGGAGATGGTGCCCACACGTGGAATCACCACCAGCATATGGCCCTCGCGCTCATCCTGATGTGCCTCGGGGCCATAAGTCAACACCTCACTTAAGGTCTGCCGCTCATGCTCCGTCAACGTGCGTTCAAGCGCAACAAAGTGAACAAATTCAGCCGCAACCGCTGTTATCTCGGGCAACTGAGCCTGAAGGGCAATAAGCAGCTTATTTAGGCGAAAAGTGGAAAGGGCTGGGCAACCACGTAATTGCAGCATTATCTGTCTCTTTAATATATCACTCGAAAAGGTGGGCCATTCTACGACAAAACCCCACCCTCTCTCCAGCGATAGATGGCGATAACCCGACATTAAACAACTAAATTCAAAATACAGCACCCGCCTTCAGCCAAAAATATTTTGAGTTACGCACCCCCTCACCTGCCATCATCGGGCTATAGCCTCCCTCTACTTTTCCCTCTATGATGGGCGAAATTATGAATACCGAGAGATTAACCCGCATGAACCAGTCAATCGAAAGCCAGCTTCAGCACGGCATGCAGCAACAGCTACAGCAGTGGCGTGAAGCACTCAAAAGCGGATCAGAACGAATCGGTTGGAAAGTAGGCTTTAACCGTGAAAGCGACCAACAAGCGGCGGGACTGGCCGCCCCACAAATAGGCTATCTACTCCAAGAGCGCTGCTACCCACAACAGGGCCACCATCACTGCATCGGTGACTGTACACTGCTGGTTGAAGGTGAAATCGCCATCCAACTCACAAACACCATCACCACACAGAGTACCCGTGCAGAAATTGAAGCGGCCATTGGTGGCTACGCAACCGCACTAGAGCTGGTCAATAGCGCCAAAGTACAGGCGAATGGAATAACAGCACTACTGGCCAGCAACCTGATGCATGAAGCAGTGGTCGTGGGCCAACAAACAGTCAAAATGCTGGAACTTAACTCACTGAGTGCCACTCTCACTGTCAATGGTGAGGTGGTACGCACACTGGATACCAGCCGAGTGCCCGCTACTTTTATCCCGTTACTTGAGCAAATCGCCAACACCCTGGCCTCGCACGGAGAACAGTTACAAGCCGGTGACTGGATTATAACGGGTGCGGCCACAACACCCATCGCCGTCAAACAGGGTGACCACATTCAATTTAAGCTGGGTGAATTGGACACCGTCTCCCTCACCATAAATCATGACTAATCAACACAGGTAAAAAACATGCACTTAGCCATTAACATGCGCCACTTATTGATCGCGCTCTGCACCCTTTTGATTGCCACATCACCCCTACAGGCACAAACCACTCAAGCCAGTATCGATAGCATTCTCGAAAACACCGGCATCAATAAATTGATAAATGCCTCACCCCGGCTTGCGCTAGCCGCTTTAAAACAGAGTGCTTTCGCGATCGATGAACCCAAAGTCAACTCACAACTCAGTGGTGCATTCAGCAACGCTTTCACTCCTGAGCGCATCAAACGTGATATCAGCGCCCAACTAAGTCGCAACATGGATCAACCGCTCGCGGATCGCTATCTGGACCTATTGACTGAACCACTCTGGATGAAACATGCCAAAATGGAACGCGCCAGCAGTGACCCAAAAAATGCCCAAGAGATGATGGCATATGCCGAAACACTCAACCAGCAAGCCGCACCCGCCTCACGCATGGCATTAATCGAACGCCTCGACAGCGCCAACCGCACCAGTGAATTCAGCACCCAGCTACAACTCGCTTTTTTTCGTTCGGTTTTCAGAGCCATCAATCCGGTACTTGATGCCGACATGAAAATTGATGATGAAGAGCTTGAAAAAATGCAGGATGAAGTACGAAAAACCATTGCAGGTGACATCAAAAAACATGTACAACACTCA from Gammaproteobacteria bacterium includes the following:
- a CDS encoding fumarylacetoacetate hydrolase family protein, giving the protein MNQSIESQLQHGMQQQLQQWREALKSGSERIGWKVGFNRESDQQAAGLAAPQIGYLLQERCYPQQGHHHCIGDCTLLVEGEIAIQLTNTITTQSTRAEIEAAIGGYATALELVNSAKVQANGITALLASNLMHEAVVVGQQTVKMLELNSLSATLTVNGEVVRTLDTSRVPATFIPLLEQIANTLASHGEQLQAGDWIITGAATTPIAVKQGDHIQFKLGELDTVSLTINHD